ACACCGCAGACCTCCATTCTctatttcatccatcaactTATAGGCAGCTTCAAACTTACCTTCTCTACAATACATATTAAGTAAAGTGTTATAAGCCGCTAAATCAAGTTCAATGCCATTTCTCATTGTCTGTTCCATGCAAGCATTTGCCTCTTCTATCCTCCCAGTCTTAACTAAAGCAGCAACAACTGTGCAGTTTGCAAAGCCATCAAAAGTATACCCTTTACTCTTCATCTCTGACATAATCTCGAGCGCTTCGTCATACTGCTTAAACTTAAAGCAGCATTTCATAACTGTAGTGTAGGTTATGGCATTTGGCTCATAACCTGATTCCCCCAGTTCCTTTAGCATTTTTCTTGCTTGCCCCAATCTGCGTGCCTTGCATAGCCCGTGGATAAGAATATTGTACGTCACTAATCGGGGAACAAATCCATGACGTTGCAAATTCCTAAATAACATAAGGGCATTATCAATGTATTCATTTTTACAAAGGCCATTAATCATTATGTTAAACGTAGCTgggtggggagtgagattgCGAAGTAAAATATCCTGAAAAACTCTGTTGGCTTCATCAGGTTTTCCTAACTTAAAGAAACAATGCATCAGAATATTGTAACTCCATACATTAGGATGTATGCCCGCTTGTAACATTTCCTCAAACAGATCCAGAGATTGTGATAATAGGCAATTCCTGGTGGCCCCAGATAACAAAGAATTGTATGTAATGACATCTGGACTAATCCCAGCCTCTTTCATTCTATGAACAACAGAATAAGCTGAATCCAAGCTAACAAACCGAGAATAGGCATTGAGCAAAGTATTGTAAGTTACCACATCTGGAATCACCCCCAATCTTATGCCATCAATTATAACGGCTTCTGCTCTCTCCAGTAGCCGGGACTTACAAAACGAAGCTATGCATATGTTCAACAACCTAGTCGATAATCCAGAAACCATCATTCACATCAAACATACTGACTTCCCAAGAGAAAACCAAGCCTGCAATATGTCCAAATACAATGTGTTAACTTACACTCCTATTTCTTATCAGTAAAAAACCAAATATTGTATAAGACTGTTACTAAAACATGTCAATCTTGAAGCTTTGTTCCCCTTAAAACCCACATCAGTGAAGATACAAAATGGTAATGGTAATAAAGCAGCAATCATCAATGAAACCACTTCCCCTCCAATTTATTCACAAATGTGTAGGGGAAACTTTTAGCTTTAGGCAACAATTTTATAATAAGGAACCTAAACATATATCGGCTGTGATGACAAGTCCCGCAAACTAAAAAGTCCACCAGCTAGAGCTAGAAATAGTTTTTTGGGCAATAATAACATTAAAAAGTGTTAATCTCGTActgaatacaacaacaacaaagccttatcccactaaatgaggtcggctgtatgaatcttATAATACCACTACACTCGGTACTCACACTGAATAAAAATCTAAATTGATAATGTTTTTCATTCCATTGCATAAATCTGCATTATCAAATACCAATTGTGTTTCTCAACGTGTGATACTACGCTATGATTCATCAATTGATTTCCCATTCGATTGAATAATCAATTATTCACAATATTCATAGTAAAATACGCACACAATATTATTCCAAGACCAAGATATAAACAAGTGCAGTGGAAAGATATAAATTACTCAAAAGCAACTCAACAGCGAAAATTGCTTGAGCATAACAGAATTCCATGGCCAGGTATTAGGTattgttgagagagagagagagagagagagagagagagagaatacccgctgaaaaatccaaatccaaacaatgaAGGCGGACCAAAACAAGAGGCAGCCTGGTTTCGATTTGGGGGTTTCAGTTCTGAGGGCATCTCAAGTAAAAGAACAAGTGAAGATGTTCAATCAATGATAGGAGTCACGGTGGAGGAGTCGGAGAGGGAAGGAGGGAGAGTTGGACGCAGAAGACGCTCCTACTCCTTCTTGGTCGAGTTGAGTGAAGTGATTGAGGTGCCGAGCAAAGAGTAGTCAGAGTACTAGGAAGCACTggaggattttttattttttttttgggtatggGCTGGGCTAGTAGTAGGTATTTAGCAAATCCGCCCACCATCAAGGGATGCCAAGGACAAGTGCTTGAAACATACATGTccttcaacacaaaaacaacttcaGCAGCCAAAATGGAAGAGGGCAAGTAGTGGGCCATGCAATGCTCGCTCAAAAGACCGAGCAAGATAAGCCCAGCTTTGCGCCTTGCATCAACTGGCTAACGTTACTTATACCGGCCCAATCTTGCGTCAACTAGCAAGGCTAACGTCAACATGACGTCAGATAGCAAGGTTAATGTCAACAAGAGGTCAGCCACggtctttgatttttttatgtGCATGACGCGTGCATTGCACACGCAAAAGGGATAGTGAGCCGATATAAACTGTAGCAGTGAGCCCTGTTGCAACAAAAGAGCCCAACGACTCTGACGTGGCACATCTCAggctgttggatttccaacggtataAAAGAAATACCATTGTGACATACGACAAGTTCTAGTGCGTTTGATTTTAAATGAGTTTGAAAATCAAGTGCAAGGATTAACCCAgcaataaaaattacaaaacatagggaaaaataggattttttttataaatacccAACCATTCCCCACATTTTATTATTCTATAAACACCCAACCATTTTATTATTCTATAAATACTCAACATCTTATTGAAATTAGACgatcattttattttcaaagaacaaacttacaaagcataaaaataaaataaaattataaaaattgtgAATAGTATCACCCTTCCCATTGCCCTTACCTAACAGGTGGAGTTGTAAAAAGGCAAGTACTATTTAGAGTAAATAGTAGCCCAATTGTAAAAGTCAAAATGTGAGATTTGAGTCCAATGTTTTCTCCTCCAGTGCAAAAACtcaaatataaaattgaaatataagaATATAAGGCTATCTCccaaaaaacaagaacaaatgaTATTGAAGAAGACGCCCCCTTCTTTGCCATCGATACCAACTAGTGATTTGTATATATACAAACTAGTGAtttgcatatatacatatatataataaaacaagaacaaatgATATTGTAACACAACcaagaaaaaattaatcaaatataGAAGGGGAGGCATTGGCAGGGGATGAAATCATAAAACAGTCCCTACAAACCCCACAAACCCTAAGACAAATCAGAAGCATAACTCCACAAACAGATATATATATCTTTCTTAATCTGTCCATGAATGGTTGTTTACTTGCACTTAGGCCTTGACATTGTCAAGCTCACTTTTTTACTAATCGCTTGCCATaactattttaaaatgaaaacctcttataaaaagttattttgaaaCGAAAATCACTCAGCACGAACAGAGCTAGGCTGTTCTTAGATTATTACTTGCTCTAgaagcagaaaaaaaaagagatgagCATTTGCTTAAGGCCACATGGTGGTTGTATGAAATTTGAGAATGTGCCAAAGTCGTGCATGATGTGATTGTATGAATCTAATGACATGGAGAGCTATTGAAAAGAATTACGACCATCACTAGAACAATGTTTTGGACCATCTATGAAATGCCACATATCCtctatatattatgttaatatttgACATTTTATTGATGCTTTTACAAAAGTTGATAAAGTCCACCAAAATATTGATCCAACAAATAGAACTATCAATTCTATTTCGTTTTCAGGAAATGAGCAATTCAGAGCAGTGCACAGAGCAATTTAGATAATgacaaacaagaaaattaatctaaaaaaaattaatcaagaaGTAATCAATTTAGATAATCAACAACTATGAACATGTTTCCTCCAgacattctaaaaaaaaaagttaatctAAAACAAAAATTCAGGGCCTGTTTGGTATTGGATTTGAGTCCAAagtttttaactcaaaaacaatttttaagttttaaggtaaaaaaaacttgtttggtaagcCCATTTTGCAAAACTGgactaaaaaaaattttaaaaacagcccattataatttgaaaacaacaaaagtcaggttttagggttttttttctttcacaaaTTCGTATCCCTGCGTTGCAACTCGCGATGGAGGTCTGAGAGACCTGCGCCGCAGACCACGCCTTGCGCCTCACCTACGACGAACGACCAAGAGATTCCGGCCAATAAGGTGAAGGTTCTGGTGAATAGCTTTAAGCCTCGAATCTCTGAGTGCTTGATTGGGGACGAAATTGGGCCATTCTTTTCTCTGCAAGAAACGATCAAGGTAATGGGTCTGTCTCTTACTATTTTGTTTGGTTCCTTGGAAAATGGAGGAAATGATGGGAAAGTTGATttatgtgttttgtttgttgggtTGTGAGAAATTGAGTTTATATATCTATTGGTATGATTTATTTGTGTACTGTGTGTATATATTAACCTAACTGAGCTCGATCGAGCTCATAGCTTGGTAATTAATCTGAAAACTCTATATTTATGTTTTCTGATGTGCCCATGAGGATTGATTTGTGAACTGAATTTGTTGTGATGTGGGTTTTCTCCGATTTGGGATATTTCAGTCATACTGTCATTTTTGTGGACTGAATTTGGTGTAAAGTCTAACTGATTTTGGGTTGAATGAGATGTTACTTAAGGTTCGATGACTGGTTTCGGATGTAACGTATAATCATGTGGTGCTTCTTGTGTTGTGTTGTGGTTATGTGAGGTTGAATCTATTTCAACTTTGCCTAAGTCCCTTGAGGTGGAGCTGCCTCATACTGTTTTCTCTAATATGAAATATTTCAGTCATAATTGCCACCTAAATTTAGTATGTTATGTTGTTTGGAAACAATCCTATTTGCCCTTTAATTTCTGATAGAGCGTCCATAGCCTTTGGTAGTTGATCCCTGTGACCTGAAGTTTGATTACTTACTGTCACTCTTTGAGTTAGTAGCAAGTTCTGTTAGAAAATATCAGAAAGTGATATCTTTTCTACCATGTTTCTTTCTAATTGTGTTCATCTACCCTCATGTGGCTGGTCTCGCATTAAAGATTTGATAGTTGTGTGTGAATGTAACGTGGAAAGTCTGCTTAGAAATTCTGGCTTTAGATTGTAGTTGTCCTTGCATTCCTTATCATGAAAATTATTTGGTTGGCTTATATTGATGACAACTAATTGAAACGTAGACTGGTTGAGCGGTGCCAtatatttgaaagaaataataCCACAACTCGATAAGGAAATAGAATTCCCTGTTAGTCGAGGAAGATTGTAGTTATACAGTTTAAGATAATTTGCTTCCATCCACAGAAGAAGTAGAACAAATAATACCAAAGCATTATAAACCAAAAATGTATTTGATATCAAGCATGTAGTTTCGTGACAATTTTTGAAGTTACCTTCGGAACATGGCTTCCTTATCGATCCTCAAGCCTACCAATTTGAACTCCAAAATAATTTCACATATCATATCAACCATCGGATATCAAGCACCTTTTAAATGCTTAGACAAACACCATCCCCCAACCCAAACCACAACAAAGAGGAAAAATAAAGGTTTTAGTTGGACAGTTCAAACACCAGAAAGCTTTGTGAATATGAGACAACTAGGAACAATTACTTCGATAGGAGCCTTTGTGAATATCCTGTTTCTTTGCTGCTGTCCTAATAGTCAAGACAATTGAATGAAGTCTCATACCATCACCAAATTAACTGAGTCTCTGTTTTACACCAAATATATACGTTGTCAGTTATTGTTAAACCTTTGTCTTGTTCATGTGTAGTTTtctgttgtttttgtgttttgtacaTTCATACCTTAAGTTTTAATATTATACTTTAGCATTAGCATTCGTAAGTGAATGTAGCTTTTAACTTTGTATTAATTTTCGATGTTTCTATTTACATTATTCTAGTACGTGTCTGAGAGATGTCAAACAAGGACTTTGAAAATGACCTTGATGATAAAGCTAATTGGCCAAAACCTATTGAAGACTACTTTATTAGTCTGTTGTATGAAGAGACAAAAAAAGGCTTGCAAACCAACACTTTAGAAAAGAACCAGTGGGATGCGATTGATATGAAGTTGTTTGACAAATATGGTAAGAGATACACTCGTGAAAAATTGAAGCAAAAATATAATCGGTTGCGGAAGATTCATCGTGAGTTTGCCAAGCTTGTTAATCATACTGGGATGGGTTGGGACCCTGTTGCAAACACTGTTCAAGCATCGGACGAAGTTTGGTCAGCTTATATTAAGGtatttattgtattatataATGTATTTTCTTTATAGATATGcattatataatattattttctaAGTGTGGACAAcctatattaaaattttacagAAAAACAAGTTTGCTAGCCGTTTCCGTAGCAAGGGGTGTTCTCATTATGAGGTGCTTGGACAGATTTTCAATAATACCACTGCTACTGGTCAAATGCAATATGCGTCCACCAATTCTCCTCCAAATTCTGATTCTGAGAGAGAGTTAGAAGCTGGGTTTCTTACCACTGGTGCACACATTAGACAAAGTACCGGGAGTGGTTCAAAGGCTTTTAGTGAGGgacatgaaggaaccagtaCCAAGCGTTGTGCTCTTTTCCCTCCAAGTGATATTTCCTCAAAGTCAAAGTCATCCAAGTCAAACAAAATGGACGAAGCTATTGCAGCTTGGGCAAAGTCACTTGATGCCAAGACTGAGGCTACATTAGAAAAGGTTAAGCGTAAAAGAGAGAAGGAAGTATCCTCCCCATTGAGAGAGTTAAGTACCATTGAAGATTGTATGGAAGTACTTGAGGGCATGGAAGATGTTGATGATACCGCTTATTTGAAAGCTTTGGAGAAGTTCACTAGCTCGGATTGGAGGAGGATGTTTATGAAGATGTCTGAGTCGAGGAAAAAATTATGGCTCAATAGTCTAAAATGAATAGTTAGAGCCCTAGTAAGAAAGCTCAATAGTCCAAGTTGGTTGTTAGTTAGGGTGTTGGTAATACGATGAATTTGCTTAGAATTAATGATAAGGGTTAGTAAGATGACTATGGATATGCTTTTGTGTTTGGTATTAAGATCTTTTGCTTTATGATGAACTATAATTAAATGAGTATGGAAATGACTAGTGTTGGTAATATGATTAATGTTATGTTATTATTCTATAATATTGTCTTGTCACTTTGTTTAGCTATTAATTACTTGATAGttgtaaaatataattatttgtttgtctaTATAGGATGGATTCAAATGAAGTGGACAACAATGGTTCAAGTTCAGAAAGTGACTCATAATCTGATTTGGATGATTCACTTGGAGAGTTGCTTTTAGTTACAAGATTATATGACCATTACTCACGTTTAAATAAAGAGCCATGCATGACTTCACATTTTTCAGGCCGCCAATATGTGATAGAATTATTGAATGGACATCCACATAGGTTATTTGATATTGTAAGGATGGATAAAAACACGTTCAGAAATTTGTGCTCGACATTGAAAGAATTAAACTTTCTACAAGATGATAGATCAGTTTGTGTGGAGGAGGCCGTATGCATGTTCTTGTTTACTATCAGTCATACAATCTGCAATAGGGTAATTGTTGAAACTTTTCAACATTCTAAAGAGACTGTGTCAAGACAATTTAATCGAGTTCTCAAAGCAATATGTCGACTTGGTACTCGTATAATTCAACCTCCAAATATGGATAAGACACCTTCTGAGATTTTGGGAAATCCGAAGTACGACCCATGGTTTCAGGTAACATATTTATAAAGTacattttattatttagttagATCATGACTATTATTTTTCTACAAAACCTAGAAAGATATATGTTTAAAGCTCTAGAATAACAACTTAGGTTGAAGTAAACTATATTTTGTGTACTAACATGTTATGATTTGAACTATAAAATGGTAGAATTGCATTGGTGCTATTGATGGAACACATATCAGTGCATGGGCTCCTTCATCAAAACAAATTTCATACCGAGGTAGAAAAGTTAGTGTGACACAAAATATTATGTTGGCGTGTTCATTTAACATGATGTTCACATATGTCTACACCGGATGGGAAGGAACGGCTAATGACTCGAGAGTGTTGATGGATGCAATAACAAGAGAAGAGAATAGGTTTCCAATGCCTCAAGAAGGTACGAAGTCATTGAAACGTATCAAATTActtgtaatttttttcttattgtaTTTGGCTCAAGTGAAATACTTATATGCATTGTTATTGGAATAGGAAAATATTATGTTGTTGATTCCGGCTATGCCAACATGAGTGGGTTTCTCGCACCATATCGCAAAGTGCGTTATCACTTGCGTGATTTTAGAGGAAGAGGTAAACGT
This region of Malus domestica chromosome 07, GDT2T_hap1 genomic DNA includes:
- the LOC103433217 gene encoding pentatricopeptide repeat-containing protein At5g46680; amino-acid sequence: MMVSGLSTRLLNICIASFCKSRLLERAEAVIIDGIRLGVIPDVVTYNTLLNAYSRFVSLDSAYSVVHRMKEAGISPDVITYNSLLSGATRNCLLSQSLDLFEEMLQAGIHPNVWSYNILMHCFFKLGKPDEANRVFQDILLRNLTPHPATFNIMINGLCKNEYIDNALMLFRNLQRHGFVPRLVTYNILIHGLCKARRLGQARKMLKELGESGYEPNAITYTTVMKCCFKFKQYDEALEIMSEMKSKGYTFDGFANCTVVAALVKTGRIEEANACMEQTMRNGIELDLAAYNTLLNMYCREGKFEAAYKLMDEIENGGLRCDKYTHTIIIDGLCKAGNIIGAEQHLQYMKMIGFRENLVAFNCMIDGLCKAGQIDRAMDLYKSMETKDSFTYTSLVHNLCKAGRFRCASKLMMKCLRDGKKILKATQRAVLDGLHSTGYTDEARKLRWKIQVARILR
- the LOC114825752 gene encoding L10-interacting MYB domain-containing protein-like, coding for MSNKDFENDLDDKANWPKPIEDYFISLLYEETKKGLQTNTLEKNQWDAIDMKLFDKYGKRYTREKLKQKYNRLRKIHREFAKLVNHTGMGWDPVANTVQASDEVWSAYIKKNKFASRFRSKGCSHYEVLGQIFNNTTATGQMQYASTNSPPNSDSERELEAGFLTTGAHIRQSTGSGSKAFSEGHEGTSTKRCALFPPSDISSKSKSSKSNKMDEAIAAWAKSLDAKTEATLEKVKRKREKEVSSPLRELSTIEDCMEVLEGMEDVDDTAYLKALEKFTSSDWRRMFMKMSESRKKLWLNSLK
- the LOC103433238 gene encoding uncharacterized protein, whose protein sequence is MDKTPSEILGNPKYDPWFQNCIGAIDGTHISAWAPSSKQISYRGRKVSVTQNIMLACSFNMMFTYVYTGWEGTANDSRVLMDAITREENRFPMPQEGKYYVVDSGYANMSGFLAPYRKVRYHLRDFRGRDNDVDVVDEESSWANQEGENMHLNDDNVMNDVRDHIAGSMWLDYVNNN